Proteins from one Xiphophorus hellerii strain 12219 chromosome 8, Xiphophorus_hellerii-4.1, whole genome shotgun sequence genomic window:
- the ptges gene encoding prostaglandin E synthase, producing MIRNEVFSCFVFYAVLLVIKMYTIAIITGQVRLRKKAFANPEDALRHGGLQFHREDPYVERCRRAHLNDLENILPFLFLGAIYSLTGPSLTVARLHFLVFFLARVLHSLAYLLALRAPTRSLAYTAAQVPCVSMAVQILMSVASFA from the exons ATGATAAGAAACGAGGTTTTCTCCTGTTTTGTCTTCTACGCCGTCCTCCTGGTGATCAAAATGTACACTATCGCGATCATAACGGGACAAGTGAGGCTGCGGAAAAAG gctttcGCCAACCCAGAGGACGCGCTGAGACACGGAGGGTTGCAGTTTCACAGAGAGGATCCCTACGTGGAAAGATGCCGACG GGCTCACCTCAACGACTTGGAGAACATCCTCCCTTTCCTCTTCCTGGGGGCCATCTACTCCCTGACCGGACCTTCGCTAACTGTGGCTCGCCTTCACTTCCTCGTTTTTTTTCTCGCGCGCGTGCTGCACAGCCTTGCCTACCTGTTGGCCCTGCGAGCACCCACCCGTTCCCTGGCCTACACCGCCGCACAGGTGCCTTGTGTTTCCATGGCGGTGCAGATCCTGATGTCAGTGGCATCCTTCGCCTAG